A genomic window from Bacteroidota bacterium includes:
- a CDS encoding HDIG domain-containing protein, translating to MLKKLVAFFHFLRNKHAFIYKFFLFSFAVFIITYSLPKEARFRYELANINGKPWQYENLIAPFDFSIKKNTQQLADEQADVKKLVKPFFLYNSKIKQRILDQFRDSIDEHWIDSELYKSNDAKSIIELEVLSKGGSVKYNTYKLGVAIIDTLYSYGIIESTEAIQNKGSDFEVLLDRDGVVEERELGVFYTFDKAEDFIVQTALKSSNVDAQLLSRMVGNILIQNITYDEKRTNELRDKLLNEISPKYDLVQKNQSIVNKGDIVDAKKIQILESLKIEFEQQVGGQAGYLAVLLGQLVIVISSISILLIFLALFRKDIFEDNAKIAFLLLLISSIAVCTSLVTEGNKISIYMLPFCIVPVIIRAFYDTRVALFTHLVTILIMCLFATSQFEYLFLQLIAGIISIFSIVNMRSRSQIFIAAAFIFAAYALAYIALKLIHEATFISLQMSDFTRFGVSALLTLLSYPLIFIFEKLFGFTSDVSLMELTDTNHPLLRELSMKAPGTFQHSLQVANLAEEIIYAIGGNALLVRVGALYHDVGKTDMPLFFIENQATGVNPHEDLSHDESADIIISHVVKGVEKAKKYKLPDQIIDFIRTHHGTTFTWYFYRNFKELNPETEVDQTKFQYPGPIPFSKETAVLMMTDSVEAASRSLKTYDAESISNLVETVLNRQIEQNQFMNANITFRDITQIKKIFKKRLMNMYHVRVEYPR from the coding sequence GTGCTAAAAAAACTAGTTGCATTTTTTCATTTTCTAAGGAATAAACATGCGTTTATTTACAAGTTTTTTCTGTTTTCTTTTGCCGTGTTTATTATTACCTATTCGCTTCCTAAAGAAGCTCGATTTAGGTACGAGTTGGCCAATATTAATGGTAAGCCATGGCAATATGAAAATTTAATTGCTCCATTTGATTTTTCGATTAAAAAAAACACACAGCAGTTGGCCGATGAGCAAGCAGATGTTAAGAAATTGGTAAAACCATTTTTTTTATACAATTCAAAAATAAAGCAACGAATTTTAGACCAATTTAGAGATAGTATTGACGAACATTGGATAGATTCTGAATTGTATAAATCGAATGATGCGAAAAGCATAATTGAATTAGAGGTTTTGTCAAAGGGTGGTTCTGTCAAGTACAATACTTACAAATTAGGAGTTGCTATAATAGATACATTGTATTCGTATGGCATTATTGAGTCAACCGAGGCTATTCAAAACAAAGGCAGTGATTTTGAAGTTCTATTGGATAGAGATGGTGTAGTTGAAGAACGTGAGTTGGGTGTATTTTACACGTTTGATAAGGCCGAAGACTTTATTGTACAAACAGCATTGAAGTCATCTAATGTAGATGCACAATTGTTGTCTCGTATGGTTGGTAATATTTTGATTCAGAATATTACGTATGACGAGAAAAGAACTAATGAATTGAGAGATAAATTGCTTAACGAAATATCTCCAAAATACGATTTGGTTCAAAAAAATCAAAGTATTGTAAACAAAGGAGATATTGTTGATGCTAAGAAAATTCAAATTTTAGAATCGTTGAAAATAGAGTTTGAGCAGCAAGTAGGCGGTCAAGCAGGTTATTTGGCAGTTCTTCTTGGGCAGCTTGTAATTGTAATTTCGAGCATTTCAATTTTACTTATTTTTCTTGCGCTATTTAGAAAAGATATTTTTGAGGATAATGCAAAAATTGCGTTTTTGTTATTATTGATTTCTTCAATTGCAGTTTGCACATCCTTGGTTACCGAAGGAAACAAAATAAGTATTTACATGCTCCCTTTCTGTATCGTGCCTGTAATCATCAGAGCATTTTACGACACCCGTGTGGCATTGTTTACGCATTTGGTAACAATACTAATCATGTGCTTGTTTGCAACTTCTCAATTTGAATATTTGTTTTTACAGTTGATAGCCGGTATTATTTCCATTTTTAGTATTGTAAATATGCGTAGCCGTTCGCAAATTTTTATTGCGGCTGCATTTATTTTTGCTGCCTACGCATTGGCGTACATAGCTCTTAAGTTAATTCACGAAGCCACTTTTATTTCGCTACAAATGAGCGATTTTACTCGATTTGGAGTAAGTGCATTGTTAACACTATTGTCATATCCGTTAATTTTTATTTTCGAAAAACTATTTGGCTTTACTTCTGATGTTTCGTTGATGGAGCTTACAGATACTAACCATCCGTTGTTGCGAGAGTTGTCTATGAAAGCGCCCGGCACATTTCAACATTCGTTGCAGGTTGCCAATTTGGCCGAAGAAATAATTTATGCTATTGGAGGTAATGCTTTGCTGGTTAGAGTTGGTGCGCTATATCATGATGTTGGTAAAACTGATATGCCACTTTTTTTTATTGAAAATCAAGCTACAGGAGTTAATCCACACGAAGATTTAAGTCACGATGAAAGTGCTGATATTATTATAAGTCATGTGGTAAAAGGAGTAGAGAAGGCAAAAAAATATAAGCTGCCCGATCAAATTATTGATTTTATTAGAACACACCACGGAACTACGTTTACTTGGTATTTTTATAGAAATTTCAAAGAACTTAATCCCGAAACAGAAGTAGATCAAACAAAGTTTCAATATCCGGGCCCCATTCCTTTTTCGAAAGAAACTGCTGTACTAATGATGACGGATTCTGTAGAAGCAGCCTCTAGAAGTTTGAAAACATACGATGCCGAAAGCATAAGCAATTTGGTTGAAACTGTTTTAAACAGACAGATAGAACAGAATCAGTTTATGAATGCGAATATTACGTTTAGAGACATTACCCAAATAAAAAAGATATTCAAAAAACGCCTGATGAATATGTATCATGTGCGAGTAGAATATCCAAGATAA
- a CDS encoding ABC transporter ATPase, with the protein MHTSYFNNMPSTARAWVYMADKEFNESEIAAIKDMSIAFIDSWTSHGAKMKAELEVIYNRFIVLLLDETAAGASGCGIDKSVAFMKQLEGKFHVNLFNRMLVAYKTADEQIKIINFNNLAELSDAADFSAIQVFNNAITTKQEFEKSWLLPIDQSWVKEYVVHA; encoded by the coding sequence ATGCACACTTCGTATTTTAATAACATGCCATCAACTGCCCGTGCTTGGGTTTATATGGCAGATAAAGAGTTTAATGAATCTGAAATTGCTGCAATAAAAGACATGTCGATAGCGTTTATAGATTCGTGGACATCGCACGGAGCTAAAATGAAAGCAGAATTGGAAGTTATTTACAATAGATTTATTGTTTTACTGCTTGACGAAACAGCTGCTGGAGCTAGTGGGTGTGGTATTGATAAGTCGGTTGCGTTTATGAAACAATTGGAAGGTAAATTCCACGTAAATTTATTTAATAGAATGTTGGTTGCCTATAAAACCGCTGATGAACAAATTAAAATAATAAATTTCAATAACCTTGCTGAATTGTCGGATGCTGCTGATTTTTCAGCTATTCAAGTATTTAACAACGCAATTACCACAAAGCAAGAATTTGAAAAATCTTGGTTGTTACCAATTGACCAAAGTTGGGTTAAGGAATATGTTGTACATGCCTAA
- a CDS encoding tail fiber protein, whose product MGKNSLVTLLVFLHSLTFFSQVGFNNPNPHKSSIVDITSNERGLLIPRMSSIQRMNINNPANGLLVYDESLQAFCQYDTIANPDKWILVNPWRANATSNSDVTLATSGNVGIGVSNPSEKLEVAGTVKTQTVSASTGTYTGTVSAAAFVGMGAVPKGSIMMWYGVVDSVPVGWVKCDGQNGTPDLRGRFVVGYDGRAADPGNGIWDGRYNQKDGSNRPNGIGGEKTHTLTVNELPKHKHTINSNAQDNGQVTISGGAHDHNSVGSDILDKDFGDVIAPTMGSNGSLPMTNPGGGSHSHTVSGNTGDGASDGLNGVPHENRPPFYVLLYIMKT is encoded by the coding sequence ATGGGTAAAAATAGTTTAGTAACACTTCTTGTTTTCCTTCATAGTCTTACATTTTTTTCGCAAGTAGGATTCAATAATCCCAATCCACACAAAAGTTCAATTGTAGATATAACTTCCAACGAAAGAGGATTGTTAATTCCTAGAATGAGTTCTATTCAACGTATGAACATCAATAACCCTGCAAACGGTTTATTGGTGTATGATGAGAGTCTTCAAGCATTTTGCCAATACGATACAATTGCTAATCCTGACAAATGGATTCTTGTTAATCCATGGAGAGCCAATGCTACAAGTAATTCAGATGTAACTCTTGCTACTTCCGGTAATGTAGGAATTGGAGTTAGCAATCCTTCCGAGAAATTGGAAGTAGCTGGTACAGTAAAAACTCAAACAGTTAGTGCAAGTACCGGTACCTACACTGGCACCGTATCGGCTGCTGCGTTTGTTGGGATGGGTGCAGTGCCTAAAGGAAGCATAATGATGTGGTATGGGGTTGTAGATTCAGTTCCTGTAGGGTGGGTAAAATGTGATGGACAAAATGGAACGCCTGACTTGCGAGGAAGGTTTGTTGTTGGTTATGATGGAAGAGCAGCTGATCCCGGCAATGGAATTTGGGATGGAAGGTATAATCAAAAAGATGGTAGTAATAGACCTAATGGTATTGGAGGGGAGAAGACGCACACGCTTACAGTCAACGAATTGCCTAAGCATAAACATACTATCAATTCGAATGCGCAAGATAATGGTCAGGTAACAATCTCCGGAGGGGCTCATGATCATAATAGTGTTGGTAGTGATATTCTTGATAAAGACTTTGGTGATGTTATTGCTCCAACAATGGGTAGTAATGGTTCTCTCCCTATGACTAATCCTGGCGGAGGTAGCCATTCGCACACAGTTTCTGGTAATACTGGAGATGGTGCTTCTGATGGTCTTAATGGTGTGCCGCACGAAAACCGCCCACCTTTTTATGTGTTACTTTACATCATGAAAACGTAA
- a CDS encoding SprB repeat-containing protein: MSVRFFLFIVISFTCIAFIGNAQPVTVTNNSVTITNSNERITIKGSYTNLTTGYVVNTGTVEVSGNILNNSVNEFSDSSAGKFVLNGKNSLVGGSHALNFYKLEVKVSDTVFLSANIKVLDTVFFSRGFIKLNNQTVYLDSTGNFYNERDTSRVFGLTGKVQLVKQLSAPDITNNISGVGLHLQSQNNHGYVVIERSHSQQLAGDTSVFRFFKIAPQFVAPIDSVRVKYFAGERYKNETNYKIFTSLVTGTGAGSWVNRNGLVDNVDKGVGTKLNSFLLDSVFFTIANQSCAAAPDINVQGFPVLTVTTSVYTITCANDTATVTAYSSAPAASIHWKNAQGVLFSNPLVTNVQGAYNVEVINGINGCAKDMWLQVTQNKIPPLLNALQDSAFLTCSFPSLQLLGSSITPQTMLDWYANNSVVSANPATVNATGIYNLVATRADNGCTATDSIHVGYKPIISFQTTNDTLVCKNASVMLNAAAVGALGAVSYSWSTGAASASISVNTANTAAYVVSATASGGCFGSDTVVVSIPSDIVDSAITFQSCDGTRVGTIQLYASGGIPPYRYSIDNGVNYQSVNTFADVAYGTYNVVIKDSLSCLKARTAVVNGYSSLPVPQFIASTHNFSSDTIVLVDLSVPQADSVKWILPAAAQIIGGTMFNPIVYMPDTGVFNFGMIGYFANCTLDTNKTIRFVRTDTTFATKDNYNGIKRVELYPNPSNGIFTVEVELYKKQNVTIQAWDAYAVRHLQTSYSEVETISLPVNLSLLQNGTYIIRVIGEYDTRHLYFIISR, translated from the coding sequence ATGAGTGTAAGGTTTTTTTTATTTATTGTTATTTCTTTTACTTGCATTGCTTTTATTGGTAACGCTCAGCCTGTAACAGTTACAAACAACAGCGTAACCATTACCAATAGTAACGAACGTATAACCATTAAAGGTAGTTATACCAACTTAACCACCGGATATGTTGTAAATACAGGTACTGTAGAGGTGTCCGGAAATATTTTAAATAACTCTGTAAACGAGTTTTCCGATTCTTCGGCAGGAAAGTTTGTGTTGAACGGAAAAAACTCCTTGGTTGGAGGCAGCCATGCGCTTAACTTTTACAAGTTAGAAGTAAAAGTTTCCGATACCGTATTTCTTAGTGCCAACATAAAAGTGTTGGATACCGTATTTTTTAGCCGAGGGTTTATTAAACTCAATAATCAAACTGTTTATTTAGATTCAACCGGGAATTTTTATAACGAACGCGATACCTCTAGAGTATTTGGTTTAACAGGAAAAGTACAACTCGTTAAGCAACTAAGCGCTCCCGATATTACAAACAATATTTCCGGAGTAGGGTTGCACTTGCAATCGCAAAATAATCATGGGTATGTAGTAATTGAAAGAAGCCATTCTCAGCAATTGGCAGGAGATACAAGTGTGTTTCGCTTTTTTAAAATTGCACCTCAGTTTGTAGCGCCCATAGACAGTGTGCGAGTAAAATATTTTGCAGGAGAGCGTTATAAAAACGAAACGAATTACAAAATATTTACGTCTCTCGTAACCGGAACCGGTGCGGGAAGTTGGGTAAATAGAAATGGATTGGTTGATAATGTGGACAAAGGCGTTGGTACAAAGTTGAATTCATTTTTATTGGACAGTGTATTTTTTACCATTGCCAATCAAAGTTGTGCAGCTGCTCCCGATATCAATGTGCAAGGCTTTCCGGTACTTACTGTAACGACCAGTGTTTATACTATTACGTGCGCAAATGATACTGCAACGGTAACGGCTTATTCTTCAGCACCTGCTGCATCAATTCACTGGAAAAATGCGCAAGGTGTTCTTTTCTCAAATCCATTGGTAACAAATGTTCAGGGGGCTTATAATGTAGAAGTAATAAATGGAATAAATGGCTGCGCAAAAGATATGTGGTTGCAGGTTACGCAAAATAAAATACCTCCTTTGCTAAACGCATTGCAGGATTCAGCTTTTCTTACTTGTTCTTTTCCTTCGCTGCAACTTTTGGGTAGTTCTATAACTCCGCAAACTATGTTAGATTGGTACGCGAATAATTCTGTTGTTTCTGCTAATCCTGCAACTGTAAACGCCACTGGTATCTATAATCTTGTAGCCACACGAGCCGACAATGGCTGCACTGCCACCGATTCTATTCATGTGGGGTATAAGCCAATTATTTCATTTCAAACAACGAATGATACACTGGTTTGTAAGAATGCCTCCGTAATGCTTAATGCTGCTGCTGTTGGCGCGTTGGGTGCTGTGTCTTACAGTTGGAGCACAGGCGCGGCTTCTGCAAGTATAAGTGTAAATACTGCGAATACTGCGGCATACGTAGTTTCGGCAACTGCTTCGGGTGGATGTTTTGGTAGCGATACGGTTGTTGTTTCTATTCCTTCTGATATTGTTGATTCTGCTATTACTTTTCAATCATGCGATGGAACAAGAGTTGGAACTATTCAATTGTACGCCTCCGGAGGAATTCCTCCTTACCGGTATTCCATAGACAATGGTGTAAATTACCAGAGTGTAAATACGTTTGCCGATGTGGCTTATGGAACGTACAATGTTGTTATAAAAGATTCGTTGAGTTGTTTGAAAGCTCGAACTGCTGTAGTAAACGGCTACAGTTCTTTGCCGGTTCCGCAGTTTATTGCCAGTACACATAATTTTAGTTCAGACACTATTGTGTTGGTTGATTTGAGCGTTCCGCAAGCCGATTCGGTAAAATGGATTTTGCCCGCTGCTGCACAAATTATTGGTGGCACAATGTTTAATCCAATTGTGTATATGCCCGATACTGGTGTTTTTAATTTTGGAATGATTGGTTATTTTGCCAATTGCACCTTAGATACCAACAAAACAATACGTTTTGTACGTACAGATACTACTTTTGCTACAAAAGATAATTACAATGGGATTAAGCGTGTAGAGCTTTATCCAAATCCATCGAACGGAATTTTTACGGTGGAGGTAGAGCTCTATAAAAAACAAAATGTAACCATTCAAGCCTGGGATGCTTATGCTGTAAGGCATTTGCAAACAAGCTATTCGGAAGTTGAAACTATCTCGCTGCCCGTAAATTTATCCTTGCTTCAAAACGGAACGTATATAATTCGTGTTATTGGCGAATATGATACACGACATCTTTATTTTATTATTAGTAGATAA
- a CDS encoding nucleotidyl transferase AbiEii/AbiGii toxin family protein — translation MKLHENKTLFRQAVQFTADQMKIPAIYVEKDYWVTYALYTIFDNDIGKDTVFKGGTALSKCYNMIERFSEDIDLVVLRREGETDSKLKSKLKAVSTVVEAVLPEVPIEGVTHKMGMNRKTAHSYNKEFKGDYGQVRDVIILESTWLGYYEPYTTKSIVSFVGQMMLDNKQSDIAKENGLLPFDLLALETIRTICEKVMSLVRFSYGENPIDDLKKKIRHTYDLHQLLKQDEFLKFFQSTAFDEMLLKVANDDVASFRNNNKWLNYHPNEALIFKDLENIWSELKTIYNGDFKNLVYGALPKEEGVLETLKMIQERLKTISWTIKIEPKE, via the coding sequence ATGAAGTTGCACGAAAACAAAACCTTATTCAGACAAGCGGTTCAGTTTACGGCTGACCAAATGAAAATCCCTGCCATATATGTGGAAAAAGACTATTGGGTTACTTATGCTTTATATACCATTTTCGACAATGATATTGGTAAAGACACAGTTTTTAAAGGCGGAACAGCACTATCCAAATGTTACAATATGATAGAACGCTTTTCGGAAGATATTGATTTGGTAGTATTGAGACGAGAAGGAGAAACAGACAGCAAGTTAAAATCAAAATTAAAAGCAGTAAGCACAGTTGTAGAAGCCGTATTGCCCGAAGTACCTATCGAGGGCGTTACCCATAAAATGGGGATGAATCGAAAAACGGCACATTCCTACAACAAAGAATTTAAAGGCGATTACGGACAAGTAAGAGATGTTATCATTTTGGAATCTACTTGGTTGGGATATTACGAACCATACACGACAAAAAGCATAGTTTCATTTGTTGGTCAAATGATGCTGGATAATAAGCAATCTGATATTGCTAAAGAAAATGGATTACTTCCTTTTGACTTGCTGGCATTAGAAACAATAAGAACCATTTGCGAAAAAGTAATGAGTTTAGTTCGTTTTTCTTATGGCGAGAATCCAATAGATGATTTAAAGAAAAAAATAAGACATACCTACGATTTGCATCAACTACTTAAACAAGATGAGTTCTTAAAGTTCTTTCAATCAACTGCTTTTGATGAAATGCTTTTAAAAGTAGCCAATGATGATGTAGCAAGTTTTAGAAACAATAATAAATGGCTGAATTATCATCCCAATGAAGCACTTATCTTTAAAGACTTAGAAAATATATGGAGTGAGTTGAAAACAATTTATAACGGAGACTTTAAAAATTTGGTCTATGGAGCATTACCCAAAGAAGAAGGCGTTTTGGAAACATTAAAAATGATTCAAGAAAGATTGAAAACAATTTCTTGGACAATAAAAATTGAACCCAAGGAATGA
- the obgE gene encoding GTPase ObgE, protein MADSNFVDYVKICCRSGNGGAGSMHFLRSKQTAKGGPDGGDGGRGGHIIIRGNKQLWTLLHLKYRKHVIAEPGEKGASGLKTGAQGKDVILDVPLGTIAKDFETGNVEFEITEDGQEYIIAPGGRGGLGNNNFKTSTRQTPRFAQPGEPGREDWKILELKVLADVGLVGFPNAGKSTLLSVVSAAKPEIANYPFTTLVPNLGIVQYRDYKSFVMADIPGIIEGAHEGKGLGLRFLRHIERNSVLLFLVPADAKDIIKEYNILVNELEQFNPELLDKKRILSISKCDMLDDELMDEIKKDLKKRFKDKKVPIVFFSSHTQKGLVELKDILWKELN, encoded by the coding sequence ATGGCCGATTCAAATTTTGTTGATTATGTTAAAATTTGTTGCCGTTCTGGTAATGGTGGTGCCGGGTCTATGCATTTTTTACGCTCCAAACAAACCGCTAAAGGAGGTCCGGATGGTGGAGATGGTGGTAGAGGTGGGCATATTATTATACGCGGCAATAAGCAACTTTGGACATTGTTGCATTTAAAATACCGAAAACACGTTATTGCCGAACCTGGCGAAAAAGGTGCTAGTGGCTTAAAAACGGGCGCTCAAGGCAAGGATGTAATTTTAGATGTTCCGTTGGGTACCATAGCCAAAGATTTTGAAACAGGCAATGTAGAGTTTGAAATAACCGAAGATGGACAAGAATATATTATAGCTCCCGGAGGCAGAGGAGGATTGGGGAATAATAATTTTAAAACTTCCACTCGCCAAACACCACGATTTGCCCAACCCGGAGAGCCTGGCAGGGAAGATTGGAAAATATTAGAATTGAAAGTATTGGCCGATGTTGGATTGGTGGGTTTCCCAAATGCAGGAAAATCTACATTGCTCTCTGTTGTGAGCGCTGCCAAGCCTGAAATAGCCAATTATCCGTTTACAACTCTTGTACCTAACTTGGGAATTGTACAATACCGCGATTATAAATCGTTTGTAATGGCAGATATACCGGGTATTATAGAAGGTGCGCACGAGGGAAAAGGATTAGGATTGCGTTTTTTGCGTCATATAGAGCGTAATTCGGTATTGTTGTTTTTAGTTCCTGCCGATGCAAAAGATATTATTAAAGAATATAATATTTTAGTAAACGAATTAGAGCAGTTTAATCCCGAATTGCTTGATAAGAAAAGGATTTTAAGTATCTCTAAATGTGATATGTTGGACGATGAGTTGATGGATGAGATAAAAAAGGATTTGAAAAAACGATTCAAGGACAAAAAAGTTCCCATTGTTTTTTTCTCATCTCATACCCAAAAAGGATTGGTAGAGTTGAAAGATATTCTCTGGAAAGAACTTAATTAG
- a CDS encoding phosphatase PAP2 family protein — MNSDWLDLVMLFCTQKFTWIPLYILLFYWLCRLLKFNWKYIAIVAVFVALAITLSDQLSVHLFKNVFLRFRPCHNADIAHLVHVVGKCGGAYGFVSSHAANTFAIATFLSLIALEFSYKKKKLFVVGIFSWALLVSYSRIYCGVHYPLDIVGGAILGSGIAIVVVSLLKRATQNNTSLFNKNF, encoded by the coding sequence TTGAATTCCGATTGGTTGGATTTGGTAATGCTTTTTTGTACACAAAAATTTACCTGGATACCCTTGTATATTCTTTTGTTTTATTGGCTTTGCAGGCTTTTAAAATTTAATTGGAAATACATTGCCATTGTAGCCGTTTTTGTAGCACTTGCCATAACGCTTTCCGACCAACTTTCTGTTCACCTATTTAAGAATGTATTTTTAAGATTCCGCCCGTGTCATAATGCAGATATTGCTCACTTGGTTCATGTGGTAGGCAAGTGCGGTGGCGCGTACGGATTTGTGTCATCTCATGCTGCCAATACGTTTGCTATTGCTACATTTTTATCGCTTATAGCGTTAGAGTTTTCGTATAAGAAAAAGAAGCTGTTTGTAGTGGGTATTTTTTCTTGGGCTTTGCTTGTTTCCTACAGCCGCATTTATTGCGGAGTGCATTATCCATTGGATATTGTAGGAGGAGCAATTCTTGGCAGCGGAATTGCAATTGTTGTTGTGTCGCTCTTAAAGAGAGCAACACAAAATAATACCAGCCTATTTAACAAAAATTTCTGA
- a CDS encoding T9SS type A sorting domain-containing protein, with protein MKRNYILLIFSLYFSFGLFAQIQINSTDMPSVNDTVRTSTASTPSLVIPDSTGINYHWNYASLTPFRQKLDTFVSVTSTPFSYQLYFNNSIAFPNHKADFALPVAIPTPTNSIGLSVSNTFGYFRNKNNKFSQVGFGSTINSVPTSTKYDSIDYIYQFPLAYGNKDSCVSVFDVTVPTFLFYKQHKKRVNEVDGWGTITTPLGTFQCIRVKSTMYITDSIFSIMLGFGTKTPRPTQYEYKWLTTNGMIPVLQANAQKAGNSKVVNSVIYKDIYRSAFLAMEEQAINKDLTVYPNPAQDKIYINSFGNVPIEELYLVNLATSQLVQTIHKNELVYTNNAIELTISSLPRSNYLLVAKTNNGIVSEIFVK; from the coding sequence ATGAAACGTAACTACATCCTACTCATCTTTAGTCTTTATTTCAGTTTCGGACTATTTGCCCAAATACAGATTAACAGCACAGATATGCCAAGTGTAAACGACACCGTACGAACAAGTACGGCATCAACACCTTCGCTAGTTATACCTGATTCTACAGGAATAAACTATCATTGGAATTATGCATCACTTACCCCTTTTAGGCAAAAGCTCGACACTTTTGTTAGTGTTACCTCTACCCCATTTTCTTATCAATTATACTTCAACAACTCTATTGCATTCCCTAATCACAAAGCAGATTTTGCGCTGCCTGTTGCAATCCCAACTCCAACAAACTCAATAGGTTTGTCTGTTAGCAATACTTTTGGGTATTTTAGAAATAAAAACAATAAATTTTCGCAAGTTGGATTTGGATCCACAATTAATAGTGTTCCAACATCTACCAAATACGACTCTATAGATTACATCTACCAATTTCCGCTTGCATACGGCAATAAAGACTCGTGTGTTTCCGTATTTGATGTTACAGTACCTACCTTTTTGTTTTACAAACAACACAAAAAACGAGTAAATGAAGTAGATGGCTGGGGTACTATTACCACACCACTAGGCACATTTCAGTGCATACGTGTAAAATCCACCATGTACATTACAGATAGTATATTTTCAATTATGCTAGGATTTGGCACTAAAACTCCAAGACCAACACAATACGAATACAAATGGCTTACCACAAACGGAATGATTCCGGTGCTACAAGCCAATGCTCAAAAAGCAGGAAACTCGAAAGTAGTAAACTCCGTAATATATAAAGACATATACCGTTCGGCTTTCTTAGCAATGGAAGAACAAGCTATAAACAAAGACTTAACTGTTTATCCTAATCCAGCTCAGGATAAAATTTACATCAATTCGTTTGGCAATGTACCTATTGAAGAATTGTATTTGGTAAACTTAGCTACTAGTCAATTGGTGCAAACCATTCACAAAAACGAGCTGGTATATACTAATAATGCAATTGAATTAACTATTTCATCACTACCTAGAAGTAATTATTTACTAGTGGCAAAAACCAACAACGGGATAGTTTCAGAAATTTTTGTTAAATAG
- a CDS encoding carboxypeptidase-like regulatory domain-containing protein, producing MLLKQISIIKNNQSVNSIFWSFILFLFAVGTFSAQTKPAYTPLTKKIIQFSGVVVGEDSLRSIPYASLIVKNTSRGTISDYFGFFSLVAQTLDTIEFSALGYKKMQFIISDTLSSNKYSIIQVMQMDTILLKETVVYPWPTKEQFKQAFLRLDPPDTDYDRAAKNLSLNEMNKLAHYTAMDGSMNYKQAMQNQYAKLYHAGQLPPNNLLNPVAWAKFIDAWRRGDFKKKN from the coding sequence ATGCTGCTTAAACAAATATCTATTATTAAAAATAATCAATCGGTAAATAGTATTTTTTGGAGTTTTATACTGTTTCTGTTTGCGGTTGGAACCTTCTCTGCGCAAACAAAACCTGCATATACACCACTAACAAAAAAAATAATTCAATTTTCCGGTGTTGTAGTTGGTGAGGATAGTTTACGTTCCATACCATACGCAAGTTTAATTGTAAAGAATACAAGTAGAGGAACTATAAGCGATTATTTTGGTTTTTTCTCGTTAGTTGCCCAAACTCTTGATACTATTGAGTTTTCTGCGTTGGGATATAAAAAAATGCAGTTTATTATTTCGGATACGTTGTCAAGTAATAAATATTCCATTATTCAGGTAATGCAAATGGATACAATTTTGCTCAAAGAAACTGTGGTATATCCATGGCCAACAAAGGAACAATTTAAGCAAGCCTTTTTGCGTTTAGATCCGCCCGATACTGATTACGATAGAGCTGCAAAAAATTTAAGTTTAAACGAAATGAACAAACTCGCTCATTACACTGCCATGGATGGAAGTATGAACTATAAACAAGCCATGCAAAATCAATATGCAAAATTGTATCATGCCGGACAATTGCCTCCCAACAATCTTCTAAATCCGGTGGCTTGGGCTAAATTTATTGATGCGTGGAGAAGAGGTGATTTTAAAAAGAAAAATTAA